In the genome of Macrobrachium nipponense isolate FS-2020 chromosome 42, ASM1510439v2, whole genome shotgun sequence, one region contains:
- the LOC135213250 gene encoding testis-specific gene 10 protein-like yields MILSLLSFVLNQCFAISAGFPHEKAVYINLVVLSIEVFILLGFCMDIVRFFNDFMALDNCPSLAITEEDKHLNDDMDDSMNEDVQDDMDDDEQDCEEDEIPTSEDVSSSACEETSHLPSQTTQIYGIILTLQEELEEKVRLVDELSKKVEGLTEEGTKLARNITELERLNHEKDRQLLSMPAEMEELRREIALKAQETEKLRRENEDKDSSLIILENTVAVLDMEKETLRRDLQQKENSLTEMKNEVLMKNEDLKKLREDNRRKQNSIESLQKESEEVIFQRNGLENQLQVLTVEKKRAQENFKQLELCRIELADKRRELEDVKAHNLQRDREILRLENELSLKQNEVLGLIKGIEDIVAQRANGKINEMTRKVVQLEFKLAEMKEELETMEFEKMEAILELEKLHEEALAQDTKIGLLDMKRLEMISNAKDTVYKEKNLTKMALKKQPGSDRKVGKESSQAKPRCLRKPQVNCNALYRQMDDIEEGILQIRELQRRSAANRRHSKASVKLPSVTKPISREQIHQKLRKESAANLQRLERDAAMVRNLYKGNYVS; encoded by the coding sequence ATGATTCTAAGTTTGCTTTCATTTGTGCTTAACCAGTGCTTTGCCATATCGGCCGGATTCCCCCATGAGAAAGCTGTCTATATCAATCTTGTTGTGCTGTCCATTGAAGTATTCATACTTCTTGGATTCTGCATGGATATTGTCCGTTTCTTCAATGATTTTATGGCTCTGGACAATTGTCCGTCGCTGGCCATAACTGAAGAGGACAAGCATTTGAATGATGATATGGACGACAGTATGAATGAAGATGTGCAAGACGATATGGATGACGATGAGCAAGACTGTGAAGAGGACGAAATACCGACTAGTGAAGATGTCTCTAGTTCAGCTTGTGAGGAGACATCGCATTTACCCAGCCAAACGACCCAGATATATGGAATCATCTTGACGCTTCAGGAAGAGCTCGAAGAGAAGGTTCGATTAGTAGACGAACTAAGTAAAAAGGTAGAGGGCCTGACTGAAGAAGGAACGAAGCTGGCACGCAATATAACTGAACTGGAACGTCTCAATCATGAGAAGGATAGGCAACTCCTCTCAATGCCAGCCGAAATGGAAGAGCTCAGGAGAGAGATAGCGCTCAAGGCGCAAGAGACAGAGAAGCTAAGAAGAGAGAACGAGGACAAAGACTCCTCCCTCATCATTTTGGAAAACACGGTCGCAGTTCTCGACATGGAAAAGGAGACGTTGCGTCGAGATCTGCAGCAGAAGGAAAACAGTCTAaccgaaatgaaaaatgaagtacTCATGAAAAATGAAGACTTGAAGAAACTGCGAGAAGATAATAGAAGAAAGCAGAATAGCATTGAAAGTCTGCAGAAGGAAAGTGAGGAGGTGATCTTCCAGAGAAACGGTTTGGAAAATCAATTGCAAGTCCTTACCGTTGAGAAAAAGAGGGCCCAAGAAAATTTTAAGCAGCTCGAACTATGCAGGATAGAATTAGCTGACAAAAGGAGGGAGTTGGAGGATGTTAAAGCCCACAACCTCCAGAGGGATAGAGAGATCCTCCGCCTGGAGAATGAGCTCTCTCTGAAGCAAAATGAGGTCCTCGGTTTGATAAAAGGAATCGAAGATATTGTAGCACAAAGGGCCAATGGAAAGATCAATGAAATGACGAGGAAGGTAGTCCAACTTGAATTCAAGCTTGCTGAAATGAAGGAGGAACTTGAGACGATGGAGTTTGAAAAGATGGAGGCCATCTTGGAACTTGAAAAACTCCATGAAGAGGCCTTGGCCCAAGATACGAAAATCGGACTCTTGGACATGAAAAGGCTTGAAATGATTAGCAATGCAAAGGACACTGTTTATAAAGAGAAGAATTTGACCAAAATGGCGCTGAAAAAACAGCCTGGATCAGACAGGAAAGTTGGAAAGGAAAGTTCTCAGGCTAAACCTCGATGTCTGAGGAAGCCCCAGGTCAACTGCAATGCCCTCTACCGACAAATGGACGACATCGAGGAAGGGATTCTCCAGATCAGAGAGTTGCAACGACGTTCAGCTGCCAACAGGAGACACTCAAAAGCCTCGGTTAAACTTCCTTCAGTGACGAAGCCTATAAGTAGAGAACAAATACATCAGAAGCTGAGGAAGGAATCTGCAGCTAACCTCCAAAGACTGGAGCGAGATGCTGCAATGGTAAGAAATCTCTACAAGGGCAACTACGTCAGTTGA